In Streptomyces sp. NBC_01426, one genomic interval encodes:
- a CDS encoding ABC transporter ATP-binding protein codes for MSGIRFESVSVAYDGNTVLDSLDLTVEQGEVMALLGPSGSGKTTALRAVAGFVRPFAGRVSIGDRDVTALPPHKRGIGMVVQQYALFPHLRVEDNVAFGLKARKTPRAEIPGRVAEALEMTGMAAYAKRHPRELSGGQQQRVAIARALAIRPGVLLLDEPLSALDAQLRSGMLAELARLHRELPDVSILYVTHDQIEALTLADRIAVMDKARLQDCGTPRQLYRSPRTEFTASFVGNANLLPVTVADTGAVFEGHALELDRGRAAPGAGATLCVRPHLLRLGTGPNALNGTITEVQWRGSTHRLYVDIAGHRVKADLPELRETPALGDRVTLHFEPRDAVLLSAGVSDG; via the coding sequence GTGAGCGGGATCCGCTTCGAGTCCGTCTCGGTCGCCTACGACGGCAACACCGTGCTGGACTCCCTGGACCTGACGGTCGAGCAGGGCGAGGTCATGGCCCTGCTCGGTCCGTCGGGATCGGGCAAGACCACGGCGCTGCGGGCGGTCGCCGGCTTCGTACGGCCCTTCGCGGGCCGGGTGTCGATCGGGGACCGGGACGTCACCGCCCTCCCGCCCCACAAACGCGGCATCGGCATGGTCGTCCAGCAGTACGCGCTCTTCCCGCACCTGCGCGTCGAGGACAACGTCGCGTTCGGACTCAAGGCGCGCAAGACGCCCAGGGCCGAGATACCCGGCCGCGTCGCGGAGGCCCTGGAGATGACCGGGATGGCCGCCTACGCCAAGCGCCACCCCCGCGAACTCTCCGGCGGGCAGCAGCAGCGCGTGGCCATCGCCCGCGCGCTCGCCATCCGCCCCGGCGTGCTCCTCCTCGACGAGCCGCTGTCCGCGCTGGACGCCCAACTGCGCTCCGGGATGCTCGCCGAACTGGCCCGACTGCACCGCGAACTCCCCGACGTGTCGATCCTGTACGTCACGCACGACCAGATCGAGGCCCTGACCCTGGCCGACCGGATCGCCGTCATGGACAAGGCCCGGCTCCAGGACTGCGGCACCCCCAGGCAGTTGTACCGCTCGCCCCGCACCGAGTTCACGGCCTCCTTCGTCGGCAACGCCAACCTCCTCCCGGTGACCGTCGCCGACACCGGTGCGGTCTTCGAGGGGCACGCCCTGGAACTGGACCGGGGCCGGGCCGCGCCCGGCGCCGGCGCCACCCTGTGCGTACGCCCCCACCTGCTCCGCCTCGGCACCGGGCCCAACGCCCTGAACGGCACCATCACCGAGGTCCAGTGGCGCGGCTCGACGCACCGGCTGTACGTGGACATCGCGGGCCACCGGGTCAAGGCGGACCTGCCCGAACTGCGCGAGACCCCGGCGCTGGGCGACCGGGTGACCCTGCACTTCGAGCCCCGGGACGCGGTGCTGCTGTCGGCGGGGGTGTCGGATGGCTGA
- a CDS encoding ABC transporter permease, giving the protein MLVHSRTGRWAAWGLFGVLFLPLFALPLLVVVAASFATHWSGAFPSGPTTANYASAVRGESLQALTTSLVTALVASLLALTVGSWAALAGAGLKKRGKRVLDALFMLPVAVPSVVVGLAVLVAFSRPPLLLNGTSTIVVLAHTVLITAFAHQSVSAAIVRLDPAYEQAAASLGARPARVLWRIRIPLLLPSLTAAAGLCFALSMGELSATMMLYPPDWMPLPVRVFTATDRGSLFGGSAVAVVLMATTLLVLLAVSRIRTKASYR; this is encoded by the coding sequence GTGCTGGTGCATAGCAGGACCGGCCGCTGGGCCGCCTGGGGCCTCTTCGGGGTCCTCTTCCTCCCCCTCTTCGCGCTGCCCCTGCTCGTCGTGGTGGCCGCCTCCTTCGCCACCCACTGGTCCGGCGCCTTCCCCTCCGGCCCGACCACCGCGAACTACGCCTCCGCCGTCCGGGGCGAATCCCTCCAGGCCCTCACCACGTCCCTGGTCACCGCCCTCGTCGCGAGCCTGCTCGCCCTCACCGTCGGCAGTTGGGCGGCGCTGGCCGGCGCCGGGTTGAAGAAGCGCGGGAAGCGCGTCCTGGACGCCCTGTTCATGCTGCCGGTCGCCGTACCGTCGGTGGTGGTGGGCCTCGCCGTCCTCGTCGCCTTCAGCCGGCCGCCCCTCCTCCTCAACGGGACGAGCACCATCGTCGTCCTGGCACACACCGTCCTCATCACGGCGTTCGCCCACCAGTCGGTCTCCGCCGCGATCGTGCGCCTCGACCCCGCCTACGAACAGGCGGCGGCCTCCCTGGGGGCACGCCCCGCCCGGGTGCTGTGGCGGATCAGGATCCCCCTGCTGCTGCCCTCCCTGACCGCCGCCGCGGGACTCTGCTTCGCCCTGTCCATGGGCGAGTTGAGCGCCACGATGATGCTCTACCCGCCGGACTGGATGCCCCTGCCGGTCCGCGTCTTCACCGCCACCGACCGGGGTTCGCTCTTCGGCGGATCGGCCGTCGCGGTGGTCCTCATGGCCACCACCCTGCTGGTGCTCCTGGCCGTCTCCCGCATCCGCACCAAGGCGTCCTACCGCTGA
- a CDS encoding 2-aminoethylphosphonate ABC transporter substrate-binding protein, whose translation MPGKRNSRRIPLRTPAAVTGSLALVAGLTACGAGSADSKVDEKVVTVYSADGLKGEKGDGWYDKVFAAFTKETGIEVKYVEGGSGEMVQRAVREKTNTQADVLVTLPPFIQQADGKGLLQAYAPRGSEKVNGGDKATDGKWTSIVNNYLGFVYNKKELPQAPKTWEELLDAKYKGRLQYSTPGVAGDGTAVLVKAMHDFGGKEPAMEYLKKLQSNNVGPSSSTSKLAPKTDKGELLVANGDVQMNFAQAKSMPNLGIWFPAKEGGKPTTFSLPYAAGLVDKAPHTENGRKLLDFLLGEEAQKLVSEVGGGFPARTDVKPTDANAVQLTRLMTGVEIFEPDWADIDKNLTAHVDAWKSATGS comes from the coding sequence ATGCCCGGCAAGCGCAACAGTCGTCGCATCCCCCTCCGGACCCCCGCCGCCGTCACCGGCAGCCTCGCCCTCGTCGCCGGCCTCACCGCCTGCGGCGCGGGCTCCGCCGACTCCAAGGTCGACGAGAAGGTCGTCACCGTCTACAGCGCCGACGGCCTCAAGGGCGAGAAGGGCGACGGCTGGTACGACAAGGTCTTCGCCGCGTTCACCAAGGAGACCGGCATCGAGGTCAAGTACGTCGAGGGCGGCTCGGGCGAGATGGTGCAGCGCGCCGTCCGCGAGAAGACCAACACCCAGGCCGACGTCCTGGTCACCCTGCCGCCCTTCATCCAACAGGCCGACGGCAAGGGCCTCCTCCAGGCCTACGCGCCCCGCGGGTCCGAGAAGGTCAACGGCGGCGACAAGGCCACCGACGGCAAGTGGACCTCGATCGTCAACAACTACCTCGGATTCGTCTACAACAAGAAGGAGTTGCCCCAGGCGCCCAAGACCTGGGAAGAGCTGCTGGACGCCAAGTACAAGGGTCGGCTCCAGTACTCCACCCCGGGTGTCGCGGGCGACGGCACCGCCGTGCTCGTCAAGGCGATGCACGACTTCGGCGGCAAGGAACCGGCGATGGAGTACCTGAAGAAGCTCCAGTCCAACAACGTCGGCCCCTCCTCCTCCACCAGCAAGCTCGCCCCGAAGACCGACAAGGGGGAGCTGCTCGTCGCCAACGGCGACGTGCAGATGAACTTCGCGCAGGCCAAGTCCATGCCGAACCTCGGGATCTGGTTCCCCGCCAAGGAGGGCGGCAAGCCCACCACCTTCTCCCTGCCGTACGCGGCCGGCCTGGTCGACAAGGCCCCGCACACCGAGAACGGCCGCAAGCTCCTCGACTTCCTGCTCGGCGAGGAGGCCCAGAAGCTGGTCAGCGAGGTCGGCGGCGGCTTCCCGGCGCGCACCGACGTCAAGCCGACCGACGCCAACGCCGTCCAACTCACCCGACTGATGACGGGAGTCGAGATCTTCGAACCCGACTGGGCGGACATCGACAAGAACCTCACGGCCCACGTGGACGCGTGGAAGTCGGCAACCGGAAGCTGA
- a CDS encoding 2-aminoethylphosphonate ABC transporter permease subunit, whose translation MAEVADPRSAAPAVAGRAPVPRRPHRAPAPGPHPAPGSAPAARGVPRWVWSLPPVVVLALVFLYPLALVVRQSLTPENGGGAFDAYSAVFASTAFREALGTTVWLAVGATVGCLVLGFALALVIAFVPFPGAKAVSRFIDVFLSFPSFLVTLALLFIYGTVGMANGIWTDVLGVADGPFHFLATPWGVLLAEITYFTPFVMRPLLAAFSQLDTAQLEVASSLGAGPARIVRRVILPEALPALAAGGSLVLVMCLNEFGIVLFTGAKDVTTLPMLVYGKAILESDYAAACVVAVVNIAISVGLFGLYRVVGKRAGA comes from the coding sequence ATGGCTGAGGTCGCGGACCCGCGTTCGGCCGCGCCCGCCGTCGCCGGCCGCGCCCCCGTCCCCCGCCGGCCGCACCGCGCACCCGCCCCGGGCCCGCACCCCGCCCCCGGATCCGCGCCCGCCGCACGCGGCGTCCCGCGCTGGGTGTGGAGCCTGCCCCCGGTGGTCGTCCTCGCGCTGGTCTTCCTCTACCCGCTCGCCCTGGTCGTCCGGCAGTCCCTCACCCCCGAGAACGGCGGCGGCGCCTTCGACGCGTACTCCGCCGTCTTCGCCTCCACCGCCTTCCGCGAGGCCCTCGGCACCACGGTCTGGCTGGCCGTCGGCGCCACCGTCGGATGTCTCGTCCTCGGCTTCGCGCTGGCCCTCGTCATCGCCTTCGTGCCCTTCCCCGGGGCCAAGGCCGTCTCCCGGTTCATCGACGTCTTCCTCTCCTTCCCCTCCTTCCTCGTCACCCTCGCCCTCCTCTTCATCTACGGCACGGTCGGCATGGCCAACGGGATCTGGACCGACGTCCTCGGCGTCGCGGACGGACCCTTCCACTTCCTGGCCACGCCCTGGGGGGTCCTCCTCGCGGAGATCACCTACTTCACCCCGTTCGTCATGCGCCCCCTGCTCGCCGCCTTCTCCCAACTGGACACCGCCCAGCTGGAAGTGGCCTCCTCGCTCGGCGCCGGGCCCGCCCGGATCGTCCGGCGCGTGATCCTCCCCGAGGCGCTGCCGGCCCTCGCCGCCGGCGGCAGCCTGGTCCTCGTCATGTGCCTCAACGAGTTCGGGATCGTCCTGTTCACCGGAGCCAAGGACGTCACCACGCTCCCGATGCTCGTCTACGGCAAGGCGATCCTGGAATCCGACTACGCCGCCGCCTGCGTCGTCGCCGTCGTCAACATCGCGATCTCCGTCGGCCTGTTCGGCCTCTACCGGGTGGTGGGCAAGCGTGCTGGTGCATAG